A genome region from Calliopsis andreniformis isolate RMS-2024a chromosome 2, iyCalAndr_principal, whole genome shotgun sequence includes the following:
- the LOC143188202 gene encoding uncharacterized protein LOC143188202 isoform X1, with product MEAIVEYNYEAQEPDELTLKKGDIITEIKVMLGGWWEGTLRDKRGMFPDNFVKVLEPLPSGTVGSTGTGGTETVNSAKSEDVSLRNGGSKKLYCRVFFNYEPCNEDELTLIPEDIIEFLGEVEEGWWRGRLKGTVGVFPSNFVSPPVYQEVDEHKDQEKKEVCKVLFPYEAVNEDELTLTEGDLITLVSKDTPDKGWWMGELKGRVGLFPDNFVEVISVSTDHQDHDQKHEISKSVTKLSQQVKKNKKAHIRKSLDARNLHPEIPKKPVSTAASSSASLTSPGTGGNNGDRKTTVSGHSIISNLKRLVGDVATNNGNGTTNIALGEELDGVERGEGAPLSHLTASRAKAPRRRPPSSQRLRRHATVSMPISTTTTPEDNLANGSTDSTLEQLREEECEGLAAIARRKAPWVEELKLNQLERRKIGSIDRVDKSEMKKERSYSQITTTLSVAESISKLEAESEESKQKDKSQKSDISPQLEQSSLTPGTSAYVPYALYNQLLERVTVLEEKQAMLQETMEQILEHVVPVLSSNLLDISVSRTQKP from the exons ATGGAGGCAATTGTAGAATACAATTATGAAGCACAAGAACCTGATGAATTAACTTTGAAGAAAGGAGATATTATCACAGAAATTAAAGTAATGCTAGGTGGTTGGTGGGAAGGTACTTTAAGAGACAAACGTGGCATGTTCCCTGATAATTTTGTGAAG GTATTAGAACCTCTGCCAAGTGGAACAGTAGGAAGTACAGGAACTGGAGGAACTGAAACAGTTAATAGTGCTAAATCCGAAGATGTTTCTTTAAGAAATGGAGGTTCTAAAAAACTATATTGTagagtattttttaattatgaacCTTGTAATGAAGATGAATTAACTTTGATACCTGaagatattatagaatttttgggTGAAGTCGAAGAAGGATGGTGGAGAGGTAGACTTAAAGGAACAGTTGGGGTTTTCCCTTCAAATTTTGTGTCTCCTCCAGTTTATCAGGAAGTTGATGAACATAAAGATcaagaaaaaaaagaagtatGTAAAGTATTATTCCCATATGAAGCTGTTAATGAAGACGAATTAACGTTAACTGAAGGAGATTTAATAACACTTGTTTCCAAGGATACACCTGATAAG GGTTGGTGGATGGGTGAACTAAAAGGCCGAGTAGGTTTATTCCCTGATAATTTTGTGGAAGTAATAAGCGTTTCAACAGACCATCAAGATCATGATCAAAAGCATGAAATATCTAAATCAGTGACAAAACTTTCTCAACAGgtcaagaaaaataaaaaggcACATATTAGGAAAAGTTTAGATGCACGAAATCTTCATCCAG aaatacCTAAGAAACCTGTGTCAACAGCAGCTTCTTCTTCAGCGTCATTAACATCTCCAGGAACAGGTGGAAATAATGGTGATAGAAAAACTACAGTTAGCGGACATTCAATCATATCAAATTTAAAGCGTCTCGTAGGTGACGTCGCAACTAATAATGGTAATGGAACTACCAATATAGCTTTGGGTGAAGAGTTAGATGGGGTAGAACGAGGAGAAGGAGCACCGCTTTCGCACTTAACAGCTTCTCGAGCTAAAGCACCCCGGCGACGTCCACCTTCTTCCCAACGTTTACGACGTCACGCTACGGTATCAATGCCTATCAGCACAACGACAACACCT GAAGATAATTTAGCAAATGGAAGTACGGATTCTACGTTAGAACAATTACGCGAAGAAGAATGTGAAGGTTTAGCTGCAATAGCAAGGAGGAAAGCACCTTGG GTAgaggaattaaaattaaatcaactagaaagaagaaaaatagGATCTATCGATCGTGTTGATAAATCTGAAATGAAGAAAGAACGTAGTTACTCACA AATCACAACGACATTGAGTGTCGCAGAGTCGATTAGCAAGTTAGAAGCTGAGAGTGAAGAAAGTAAACAAAAAGACAAAAGCCAAAAATCTGATATATCTCCACAACTGGAACAAAGTTCACTAACTCCTGGAACATCTGCTTATGTACCATATGCTCTCTATAATCAACTGTTAGAAAGA GTTACAGTATTAGAAGAAAAACAAGCAATGCTACAAGAAACAATGGAACAGATTTTGGAACATGTTGTACCTGTTCTATCTTCGAATCTTTTGGATATTTCTGTCAGTAGAACTCAGAAACCTTAG
- the LOC143188202 gene encoding uncharacterized protein LOC143188202 isoform X3 — protein sequence MEAIVEYNYEAQEPDELTLKKGDIITEIKVMLGGWWEGTLRDKRGMFPDNFVKVLEPLPSGTVGSTGTGGTETVNSAKSEDVSLRNGDIIEFLGEVEEGWWRGRLKGTVGVFPSNFVSPPVYQEVDEHKDQEKKEVCKVLFPYEAVNEDELTLTEGDLITLVSKDTPDKGWWMGELKGRVGLFPDNFVEVISVSTDHQDHDQKHEISKSVTKLSQQVKKNKKAHIRKSLDARNLHPEIPKKPVSTAASSSASLTSPGTGGNNGDRKTTVSGHSIISNLKRLVGDVATNNGNGTTNIALGEELDGVERGEGAPLSHLTASRAKAPRRRPPSSQRLRRHATVSMPISTTTTPEDNLANGSTDSTLEQLREEECEGLAAIARRKAPWVEELKLNQLERRKIGSIDRVDKSEMKKERSYSQITTTLSVAESISKLEAESEESKQKDKSQKSDISPQLEQSSLTPGTSAYVPYALYNQLLERVTVLEEKQAMLQETMEQILEHVVPVLSSNLLDISVSRTQKP from the exons ATGGAGGCAATTGTAGAATACAATTATGAAGCACAAGAACCTGATGAATTAACTTTGAAGAAAGGAGATATTATCACAGAAATTAAAGTAATGCTAGGTGGTTGGTGGGAAGGTACTTTAAGAGACAAACGTGGCATGTTCCCTGATAATTTTGTGAAG GTATTAGAACCTCTGCCAAGTGGAACAGTAGGAAGTACAGGAACTGGAGGAACTGAAACAGTTAATAGTGCTAAATCCGAAGATGTTTCTTTAAGAAATGGAG atattatagaatttttgggTGAAGTCGAAGAAGGATGGTGGAGAGGTAGACTTAAAGGAACAGTTGGGGTTTTCCCTTCAAATTTTGTGTCTCCTCCAGTTTATCAGGAAGTTGATGAACATAAAGATcaagaaaaaaaagaagtatGTAAAGTATTATTCCCATATGAAGCTGTTAATGAAGACGAATTAACGTTAACTGAAGGAGATTTAATAACACTTGTTTCCAAGGATACACCTGATAAG GGTTGGTGGATGGGTGAACTAAAAGGCCGAGTAGGTTTATTCCCTGATAATTTTGTGGAAGTAATAAGCGTTTCAACAGACCATCAAGATCATGATCAAAAGCATGAAATATCTAAATCAGTGACAAAACTTTCTCAACAGgtcaagaaaaataaaaaggcACATATTAGGAAAAGTTTAGATGCACGAAATCTTCATCCAG aaatacCTAAGAAACCTGTGTCAACAGCAGCTTCTTCTTCAGCGTCATTAACATCTCCAGGAACAGGTGGAAATAATGGTGATAGAAAAACTACAGTTAGCGGACATTCAATCATATCAAATTTAAAGCGTCTCGTAGGTGACGTCGCAACTAATAATGGTAATGGAACTACCAATATAGCTTTGGGTGAAGAGTTAGATGGGGTAGAACGAGGAGAAGGAGCACCGCTTTCGCACTTAACAGCTTCTCGAGCTAAAGCACCCCGGCGACGTCCACCTTCTTCCCAACGTTTACGACGTCACGCTACGGTATCAATGCCTATCAGCACAACGACAACACCT GAAGATAATTTAGCAAATGGAAGTACGGATTCTACGTTAGAACAATTACGCGAAGAAGAATGTGAAGGTTTAGCTGCAATAGCAAGGAGGAAAGCACCTTGG GTAgaggaattaaaattaaatcaactagaaagaagaaaaatagGATCTATCGATCGTGTTGATAAATCTGAAATGAAGAAAGAACGTAGTTACTCACA AATCACAACGACATTGAGTGTCGCAGAGTCGATTAGCAAGTTAGAAGCTGAGAGTGAAGAAAGTAAACAAAAAGACAAAAGCCAAAAATCTGATATATCTCCACAACTGGAACAAAGTTCACTAACTCCTGGAACATCTGCTTATGTACCATATGCTCTCTATAATCAACTGTTAGAAAGA GTTACAGTATTAGAAGAAAAACAAGCAATGCTACAAGAAACAATGGAACAGATTTTGGAACATGTTGTACCTGTTCTATCTTCGAATCTTTTGGATATTTCTGTCAGTAGAACTCAGAAACCTTAG
- the LOC143188202 gene encoding uncharacterized protein LOC143188202 isoform X2, whose protein sequence is MEAIVEYNYEAQEPDELTLKKGDIITEIKVMLGGWWEGTLRDKRGMFPDNFVKVLEPLPSGTVGSTGTGGTETVNSAKSEDVSLRNGGSKKLYCRVFFNYEPCNEDELTLIPEDIIEFLGEVEEGWWRGRLKGTVGVFPSNFVSPPVYQEVDEHKDQEKKEVCKVLFPYEAVNEDELTLTEGDLITLVSKDTPDKGWWMGELKGRVGLFPDNFVEVISVSTDHQDHDQKHEISKSVTKLSQQVKKNKKAHIRKSLDARNLHPAASSSASLTSPGTGGNNGDRKTTVSGHSIISNLKRLVGDVATNNGNGTTNIALGEELDGVERGEGAPLSHLTASRAKAPRRRPPSSQRLRRHATVSMPISTTTTPEDNLANGSTDSTLEQLREEECEGLAAIARRKAPWVEELKLNQLERRKIGSIDRVDKSEMKKERSYSQITTTLSVAESISKLEAESEESKQKDKSQKSDISPQLEQSSLTPGTSAYVPYALYNQLLERVTVLEEKQAMLQETMEQILEHVVPVLSSNLLDISVSRTQKP, encoded by the exons ATGGAGGCAATTGTAGAATACAATTATGAAGCACAAGAACCTGATGAATTAACTTTGAAGAAAGGAGATATTATCACAGAAATTAAAGTAATGCTAGGTGGTTGGTGGGAAGGTACTTTAAGAGACAAACGTGGCATGTTCCCTGATAATTTTGTGAAG GTATTAGAACCTCTGCCAAGTGGAACAGTAGGAAGTACAGGAACTGGAGGAACTGAAACAGTTAATAGTGCTAAATCCGAAGATGTTTCTTTAAGAAATGGAGGTTCTAAAAAACTATATTGTagagtattttttaattatgaacCTTGTAATGAAGATGAATTAACTTTGATACCTGaagatattatagaatttttgggTGAAGTCGAAGAAGGATGGTGGAGAGGTAGACTTAAAGGAACAGTTGGGGTTTTCCCTTCAAATTTTGTGTCTCCTCCAGTTTATCAGGAAGTTGATGAACATAAAGATcaagaaaaaaaagaagtatGTAAAGTATTATTCCCATATGAAGCTGTTAATGAAGACGAATTAACGTTAACTGAAGGAGATTTAATAACACTTGTTTCCAAGGATACACCTGATAAG GGTTGGTGGATGGGTGAACTAAAAGGCCGAGTAGGTTTATTCCCTGATAATTTTGTGGAAGTAATAAGCGTTTCAACAGACCATCAAGATCATGATCAAAAGCATGAAATATCTAAATCAGTGACAAAACTTTCTCAACAGgtcaagaaaaataaaaaggcACATATTAGGAAAAGTTTAGATGCACGAAATCTTCATCCAG CAGCTTCTTCTTCAGCGTCATTAACATCTCCAGGAACAGGTGGAAATAATGGTGATAGAAAAACTACAGTTAGCGGACATTCAATCATATCAAATTTAAAGCGTCTCGTAGGTGACGTCGCAACTAATAATGGTAATGGAACTACCAATATAGCTTTGGGTGAAGAGTTAGATGGGGTAGAACGAGGAGAAGGAGCACCGCTTTCGCACTTAACAGCTTCTCGAGCTAAAGCACCCCGGCGACGTCCACCTTCTTCCCAACGTTTACGACGTCACGCTACGGTATCAATGCCTATCAGCACAACGACAACACCT GAAGATAATTTAGCAAATGGAAGTACGGATTCTACGTTAGAACAATTACGCGAAGAAGAATGTGAAGGTTTAGCTGCAATAGCAAGGAGGAAAGCACCTTGG GTAgaggaattaaaattaaatcaactagaaagaagaaaaatagGATCTATCGATCGTGTTGATAAATCTGAAATGAAGAAAGAACGTAGTTACTCACA AATCACAACGACATTGAGTGTCGCAGAGTCGATTAGCAAGTTAGAAGCTGAGAGTGAAGAAAGTAAACAAAAAGACAAAAGCCAAAAATCTGATATATCTCCACAACTGGAACAAAGTTCACTAACTCCTGGAACATCTGCTTATGTACCATATGCTCTCTATAATCAACTGTTAGAAAGA GTTACAGTATTAGAAGAAAAACAAGCAATGCTACAAGAAACAATGGAACAGATTTTGGAACATGTTGTACCTGTTCTATCTTCGAATCTTTTGGATATTTCTGTCAGTAGAACTCAGAAACCTTAG